In Oxyura jamaicensis isolate SHBP4307 breed ruddy duck chromosome 21, BPBGC_Ojam_1.0, whole genome shotgun sequence, a single genomic region encodes these proteins:
- the VAMP3 gene encoding vesicle-associated membrane protein 3: MSASIPGSSNVAASSNRRLQQTQHQVDEVVDIMRVNVDKVLERDQKLSELDDRADALQAGASQFETSAAKLKRKYWWKNCKMWAILIAVVLFIIIIIIVWSAFS, from the exons AT GTCAGCCAGTATTCCTGGAAGTTCAAATGTGGCTGCTAGTAGTAATCGTCGACTTCAGCAGACTCAACATCAAGTGGATGAG GTTGTTGACATCATGAGAGTAAATGTGGACAAAGTACTGGAACGAGATCAGAAGCTGTCGGAGTTGGATGACCGTGCTGATGCACTGCAAGCAGGAGCTTCCCAGTTTGAGACCAGTGCAGCCAAGCTGAAAAGGAAGTATTGGTGGAAGAACTGTAAG ATGTGGGCAATTTTGATAGCTGTTGTTCtctttatcatcatcatcattattg tCTGGAGTGCGTTTTCATGA